One genomic region from Mytilus trossulus isolate FHL-02 chromosome 9, PNRI_Mtr1.1.1.hap1, whole genome shotgun sequence encodes:
- the LOC134685379 gene encoding RNA-binding protein RO60-like: MKLLRLGSKYRRRHTFSHQDVIRLGHVKPEGPHSAFAIRYLAKGKENVDNIDTSDGMISNAYLFVLALEKAKNCSPNDTSLLCQLIKDHELSHQHLPTTSLTSAEVWRSLIYTMPITALIRHLGKLSKLHLLENGSMEEAHVIGRLENVENLRFARIHPFTLLTAWNSYRRGHSGPYKRLIWTVNHKIADVLETAFYKSFVSVEPIKKRILIAVDGSEAMMQPANGMKEVSARSTAVAMAFIFAKMADNTEVVLVKDQLYPVNLDQSDNLEVASQKFSINGTCDYCDPCKPINWARENKMKFDAIVFFTASLAFNNNVNPSAAMRQYREELGIPRARLANVGMASNEFTVTDQTDIDMLNVVGLDSTILTIISDFFKR, translated from the coding sequence ATGAAGCTTCTAAGGCTTGGGTCAAAATATCGGCGTCGACATACATTTAGTCACCAAGATGTCATACGTCTTGGACACGTTAAACCAGAGGGCCCCCATAGTGCATTTGCAATTAGATATCTGGCTAAAGGAAAAGAAAATGTCGACAATATCGACACATCAGATGGAATGATAAGCAACgcatatctatttgtgttggcCTTAGAAAAGGCTAAAAACTGCTCTCCGAACGATACGTCACTCTTATGTCAGCTGATCAAGGATCATGAACTCTCACATCAGCATTTACCAACAACAAGTCTGACTTCCGCTGAAGTTTGGCGGAGTCTCATCTACACGATGCCCATCACAGCATTAATACGACACCTAGGGAAGCTGTCAAAACTGCATCTCCTGGAAAACGGATCAATGGAGGAGGCCCATGTTATTGGTCGAttagaaaatgttgaaaatctTCGATTTGCCCGAATTCATCCATTTACACTTCTTACTGCGTGGAACTCGTATAGAAGAGGTCATTCGGGCCCATACAAGCGTTTAATATGGACAGTCAATCACAAAATCGCAGATGTCTTAGAAACAGCTTTCTACAAATCATTTGTCTCTGTAGAACCAATCAAAAAACGAATTCTCATAGCCGTGGATGGAAGCGAGGCAATGATGCAACCTGCTAATGGAATGAAGGAGGTTTCTGCACGCAGTACAGCAGTGGCAATGGCTTTTATATTTGCAAAGATGGCGGATAATACAGAAGTTGTTCTAGTCAAAGACCAATTATATCCCGTTAATTTAGATCAATCCGACAACCTTGAGGTTGCCTCTCAGAAGTTTTCTATTAATGGTACTTGTGATTATTGTGATCCATGTAAGCCAATAAATTGGGctagagaaaacaaaatgaaatttgacGCCATTGTGTTCTTTACAGCTTCATTGGCATTTAATAACAATGTGAACCCATCGGCTGCTATGCGACAATACAGGGAGGAACTTGGTATCCCACGTGCTCGTCTCGCGAATGTTGGAATGGCGAGCAATGAATTCACTGTAACAGACCAGACAGATATCGACATGCTCAATGTTGTTGGCCTTGATTCAACTATTTTGACAATAATTTCAGATTTCTTTAAAAGATAA
- the LOC134685380 gene encoding RNA-binding protein RO60-like, with the protein MAGQNNESLSRQRLLRFLIYGRDDGRYFVNKRRVNVVRDFSQHSRIIDRMISERKGMEVIGLIKEVSMLGQAPKQGPLLYALAVCARCNDESTKKAALRCLTDICRTPTHLFQFIKFTSIQREGSKGWGRAQRKAVSEWYNQAAFQNNPKKLLRLGTKYKKRHGYTHRDLIRLAHVKPKTNHIKFVIQYIVKGMCSSADSDDSDGMIKDAEQFINGVEQAKECKGNDIDDLISLIRRYNLTREHIPTNLLNNKNVWRALMYEMPMHALIRNLGRISKHALLRPDSPEEQHILDNLLDDVKLRCAKIHPLTILTAWNTYKLGGSIRNASPMEWEVNQRVADTLETAFYKSFSSCVATDKRILLAIDGSEEMMKPVVDLQQVSARSAAVAVALLMSKVERRREFVLVSDSVSPVDVLPTDNLETASFKFSTSECACLSDEASNPMDWAMTHSKQYDAIVFFTSCATNINLNEAITQYRSRLGLPSTRLVVVAMTSNNNPITDPNDLHMLNVVGFDTNAMKVITEFIRI; encoded by the exons ATGGCTGGTCAAAATAATGAAAGTTTAAGCAGACAACGTCtccttagatttttgatttacGGAAGAGATGACGGAAGATACTTTGTCAACAAGAGACGGGTAAACGTGGTGAGAGATTTCTCCCAACATTCCAGGATTATCGACAG GATGATTTCCGAACGAAAAGGAATGGAAGTTATAGGCTTGATAAAAGAAGTAAGCATGCTTGGTCAAGCACCAAAACAGGGCCCACTTCTGTATGCTTTGGCAGTTTGTGCACGTTGTAACGACGAATCAACAAAAAAAGCAGCACTGCGATGTTTGACGGATATTTGTCGTACACCAACACATCTGTttcagtttataaaatttacgtCTATACAAAGAGAAGGTTCGAAAGGTTGGGGAAGAGCACAGAGGAAAGCTGTTTCAGAGTGGTACAATCAGGCCGCCTTCCAAAACAATCCGAAAAAACTTTTGAGACTGGgtaccaaatacaaaaaaaggcaTGGATATACTCATAGGGATTTAATCCGTCTTGCGCATGTGAAACCGAAAACAAATCACATTAAGTTTGTTATTCAATATATCGTTAAAGGAATGTGCAGCAGTGCGGATTCTGATGATTCCGATGGTATGATCAAGGATGCAGAGCAGTTTATTAATGGCGTTGAGCAAGCTAAGGAATGTAAAGGCAATGATATAGATGATTTGATATCGTTGATAAGAAGATACAATCTTACCCGTGAACACATTCCAACAAATCTATTGAATAACAAGAATGTATGGAGAGCCTTAATGTACGAAATGCCGATGCATGCCCTAATACGTAATTTAGGCAGAATTTCAAAACACGCATTGCTACGTCCTGATTCGCCCGAGGAGCAACACATACTTGACAATCTACTGGATGATGTTAAATTGCGTTGCGCAAAGATTCACCCTTTGACGATTTTAACTGCTTGGAATACCTACAAACTGGGCGGATCAATCCGAAATGCAAGTCCAATGGAGTGGGAGGTGAACCAAAGAGTTGCTGATACTCTGGAGACTgcattttataaatcattttccTCTTGTGTGGCCACAGACAAGAGAATTCTTCTAGCTATTGACGGTAGCGAAGAAATGATGAAACCAGTTGTTGACCTTCAACAAGTATCCGCGCGGAGCGCAGCCGTTGCAGTTGCACTGCTGATGTCAAAGGTCGAGAGACGGAGAGAATTTGTCCTTGTTTCTGATAGTGTTTCACCGGTTGACGTCCTTCCTACCGATAACCTTGAAACAGcgtcatttaaattttcaacatcAGAATGCGCCTGTTTAAGTGATGAAGCGTCTAACCCAATGGATTGGGCAATGACACATTCAAAGCAGTACGATGCAATCGTTTTCTTCACCTCGTGCGCTACgaatataaatttgaatgaaGCGATAACACAGTATCGGAGTCGCCTAGGACTTCCTAGTACACGTCTTGTAGTGGTAGCTATGACCAGTAATAACAATCCTATAACAGACCCCAATGATCTTCATATGCTAAATGTTGTAGGGTTCGATACCAATGCAATGAAAGTCATCACggaatttataagaatttag